The Vitis vinifera cultivar Pinot Noir 40024 chromosome 12, ASM3070453v1 genome has a segment encoding these proteins:
- the LOC100267515 gene encoding peroxidase N1-like translates to MAALTSILLFLLLIAMAAALAQGQGTRVGFYSYTCPEVESIVKETVTDHFNSNPTIAPGLLRMHFHDCFVRGCDASILLTGSSTERTAGPNSLLRGYEVIDDAKTRLEAACPGVVSCADILALAARDSVLLDKGASWKVPTGRRDGRVSLASETANLPASRDSIDLQKQKFADKGLNDQDLVALVGGHTIGTSACQFFRDRLFNFNMTTGNGADPSIDPAFLPQLQALCPQNGDANRRVALDTGSPNTFDASFFKNLKNGRGILQSDQKLWEDASTRSYVQRFLGIRGLQGLNFNVEFGRSMVKMSNIGVKTCTEGEIRRVCSAIN, encoded by the exons ATGGCCGCCTTAACATCCATATTGCTGTTTCTACTGCTAATTGCCATGGCTGCTGCATTGGCTCAAGGCCAAGGCACGCGGGTCGGATTCTATTCCTATACCTGCCCTGAAGTCGAATCCATTGTGAAAGAGACTGTTACAGATCATTTCAATTCCAACCCAACCATTGCCCCTGGTTTGCTCCGCATGCACTTCCATGACTGCTTCGTCCGAGGTTGCGATGCTTCCATCCTCCTCACTGGCTCCTCCACTGAAAGAACTGCTGGTCCCAATAGTCTGTTGAGAGGATATGAAGTAATAGATGACGCCAAGACCCGGCTGGAAGCCGCCTGCCCTGGAGTGGTCTCATGCGCTGATATTCTTGCTCTCGCTGCCCGTGACTCTGTCCTTCTGGA CAAAGGAGCAAGCTGGAAGGTGCCCACAGGGCGGAGAGACGGTCGTGTTTCATTAGCATCTGAGACTGCCAACTTGCCAGCCTCCCGTGACTCCATTGACCTCCAAAAGCAAAAGTTCGCTGACAAGGGTCTCAACGATCAAGATCTTGTTGCTCTTGTTG GCGGTCACACTATTGGAACTTCAGCATGCCAATTCTTCAGGGACAGACTGTTTAACTTCAACATGACAACTGGAAATGGTGCTGACCCCTCCATAGACCCCGCCTTCCTTCCTCAGCTTCAAGCTCTTTGCCCTCAAAACGGTGATGCAAACAGGCGCGTTGCACTGGACACTGGTAGCCCCAACACATTCGACGCCTCTTTCTTTAAAAACCTGAAGAATGGGCGAGGAATACTGCAGTCGGATCAGAAGTTGTGGGAAGATGCCTCCACCAGGAGCTACGTGCAGCGGTTCCTAGGCATCAGAGGCTTGCAGGGATTGAACTTCAACGTGGAGTTTGGGAGGTCCATGGTGAAGATGAGTAACATTGGTGTCAAGACTTGCACTGAGGGTGAGATTCGCAGGGTGTGCTCCGCAATTAATTAA